A window of Pseudomonas putida genomic DNA:
GGGCAAATGCCTTCCACCAAAGGGTGCCTGTAAATGCAGACGGTAGCCGTAATCGACTATGGCATGGGCAATCTGCACTCGGTAGCCAAGGCGCTCGAGCATGTAGGGGCCGGTAAGGTGCTGGTCACCAGCGATGCCACGGTCATCCGCGAAGCCGACCGCGTTGTATTCCCGGGCGTTGGCGCGATTCGCGACTGCATGGCCGAAATCCGCCGCCTGGGCTTCGACAGCCTGGTGCGCGAAGTCAGCCAGGACCGCCCGTTCCTCGGCATTTGCGTGGGCATGCAGGCACTGCTCGACCACAGCGAAGAAAACGACGGTGTCGACTGCATCGGCCTGTTCCCCGGCCAGGTGCGCTTCTTCGGCAAAGACCTGCAGGAAGACGGCGAGCACCTGAAGGTGCCGCACATGGGCTGGAACGAAGTCGGCCAGACCAACGACCACCCGCTGTGGCACGACATCCCCGACCGTGCACGGTTCTACTTCGTGCACAGCTACTACATCAATGCCGGCAAGCCGGCCCAGGTGGTCGGCCGCGGCCATTACGGTGTCGATTTCGCCGCTGCGCTGGCCGATGGCTCGCGCTTTGCCGTGCAGTTCCACCCGGAGAAGAGCCATACCCATGGCCTGCAGCTGCTGCAGAACTTCGTTGCCTGGGACGGGCGCTGGTAAATGAGCAGGTCGAAGACCAAGGCCCCGGTCATCACCCTGGCCCCCGAGCAGGAGCGCGAAGCGCTGCATACGCTCAAGCGCTTTCTCGAAGACCGTTTCGAGCTGGAGCTGGGGTCGTTCGAAGTGGCCGAGGTCCTCGAACTGTTCAGCAAAGAAATTGCACCCCATTACTACAACAGGGCGATTGCCGATGTTCAGCTGCACCTCAAGGAGCGGTTCGAGAGCATCGAAAGCGATCTGTGGGCGCTCGAGAAGCCCTGAAACCCCAAGAACAGACAGGTTCCCAAGATGCTGATTATCCCCGCTATCGATCTGAAGGACGGTGCCTGCGTGCGCCTGCGCCAAGGCCGCATGGAAGACTCCACGGTATTTTCCGACGACCCGGTGAGCATGGCCGCCAAGTGGGTCGAGGGTGGCTGCCGCCGCCTGCACCTGGTCGACCTCAACGGCGCCTTCGAAGGCCAGCCGGTCAACGGTGAAGTGGTCACCGCCATTGCCAAGCGCTACCCGACCCTGCCGATCCAGATCGGCGGTGGCATCCGCTCGCTGGAAACCATCGAGCACTACGTCAAGGCTGGCGTCAGCTATGTGATCATCGGCACCAAGGCGGTCAAGCAGCCGGAATTCGTCGCCGAAGCGTGCAAGGCCTTCCCGGGCAAGGTCATCGTTGGCCTGGACGCCAAGGACGGCTTCGTCGCCACCGACGGCTGGGCTGAAGTGAGCTCGGTGCAGGTCATCGACCTGGCCAGGCGCTTCGAGGCCGATGGCGTCTCGGCGATCGTCTACACCGACATCGCCAAGGACGGCATGATGCAGGGCTGCAACGTGCCGTTCACCAAGGCGCTGGCAGAAGCCACCTCGATCCCGGTGATCGCCTCGGGCGGCATCCACAACCTGGGTGACATCAAAGCCCTGCTGGACGCCAAGGCCCCGGGCATCATCGGTGCCATCACCGGCCGTGCCATCTACGAAGGCACCCTCGATGTCGCCGAGGCCCAGGCCTTCTGCGACAACTACCAAGGCTGAGGACTGAACCATGGCACTGGCCAAGCGCATCATCCCTTGCCTGGACGTGGATAACGGCCGGGTGGTCAAGGGCGTCAAGTTCGAGAACATCCGTGATGCCGGCGACCCGGTGGAAATCGCCCGTCGCTACGACGAGCAAGGTGCCGACGAAATCACCTTCCTCGACATCACCGCCAGCGTCGATGGCCGCGACACCACCCTGCATACCGTCGAGCGCATGGCCAGCCAGGTGTTCATCCCGCTGACCGTGGGCGGTGGCGTGCGCACCGTGCAGGACATCCGCAACCTGCTCAATGCCGGTGCCGACAAGGTATCGATCAACACGGCCGCGGTGTTCAACCCGGAGTTTGTCGGCGAGGCCGCGGACCGTTTCGGTTCGCAGTGCATCGTTGTCGCCATCGACGCCAAGAAGGTGTCCGGGCCGGGCGAGGCTCCACGTTGGGAGATTTTCACCCACGGCGGGCGCAAGCCGACCGGGCTGGATGCCGTTGAATGGGCGAAGAAGATGGAAGGCCTTGGGGCTGGCGAGATCCTGCTGACCAGCATGGACCAGGACGGCATGAAGAATGGCTTCGACCTGGGTGTTACCCGTGCGATCAGTGATGCGCTGGGTATTCCGGTGATTGCCTCGGGTGGTGTGGGCAACCTGCAGCACCTGGCCGACGGCATTCTGGAAGGGCACGCCAGTGCGGTGCTGGCGGCCAGTATCTTCCACTTTGGTGAGTACACGGTGCCGGAGGCCAAGGCCTACATGGCTTCGCGCGGGATCGTCGTTCGCTGACAGAATGCCGGGAGGGCTTCGCCCTCCTGTCGCGACACAAGGCCGCTCCTACAGGGGAATGCGTATCCCTGTAGGAGCGGCCTTGTGT
This region includes:
- the hisH gene encoding imidazole glycerol phosphate synthase subunit HisH, producing the protein MQTVAVIDYGMGNLHSVAKALEHVGAGKVLVTSDATVIREADRVVFPGVGAIRDCMAEIRRLGFDSLVREVSQDRPFLGICVGMQALLDHSEENDGVDCIGLFPGQVRFFGKDLQEDGEHLKVPHMGWNEVGQTNDHPLWHDIPDRARFYFVHSYYINAGKPAQVVGRGHYGVDFAAALADGSRFAVQFHPEKSHTHGLQLLQNFVAWDGRW
- a CDS encoding DUF2164 domain-containing protein, encoding MSRSKTKAPVITLAPEQEREALHTLKRFLEDRFELELGSFEVAEVLELFSKEIAPHYYNRAIADVQLHLKERFESIESDLWALEKP
- the hisA gene encoding 1-(5-phosphoribosyl)-5-[(5-phosphoribosylamino)methylideneamino]imidazole-4-carboxamide isomerase; translated protein: MLIIPAIDLKDGACVRLRQGRMEDSTVFSDDPVSMAAKWVEGGCRRLHLVDLNGAFEGQPVNGEVVTAIAKRYPTLPIQIGGGIRSLETIEHYVKAGVSYVIIGTKAVKQPEFVAEACKAFPGKVIVGLDAKDGFVATDGWAEVSSVQVIDLARRFEADGVSAIVYTDIAKDGMMQGCNVPFTKALAEATSIPVIASGGIHNLGDIKALLDAKAPGIIGAITGRAIYEGTLDVAEAQAFCDNYQG
- the hisF gene encoding imidazole glycerol phosphate synthase subunit HisF; the encoded protein is MALAKRIIPCLDVDNGRVVKGVKFENIRDAGDPVEIARRYDEQGADEITFLDITASVDGRDTTLHTVERMASQVFIPLTVGGGVRTVQDIRNLLNAGADKVSINTAAVFNPEFVGEAADRFGSQCIVVAIDAKKVSGPGEAPRWEIFTHGGRKPTGLDAVEWAKKMEGLGAGEILLTSMDQDGMKNGFDLGVTRAISDALGIPVIASGGVGNLQHLADGILEGHASAVLAASIFHFGEYTVPEAKAYMASRGIVVR